The Pyxidicoccus sp. MSG2 DNA segment GGGCCCAGTTCGTGAAGGAGTTCGCCCCACCCGGCACGCCGAGCACGCCGCTCGCTCGCGCCGTGTACGGCTACTTCGCCAACGGCGGCCGCCGCTGCTTCATCGTCAACATCGGCGACAGCGAGAGCCTCGTGGGCGACGCGCGCCGACGCCAGGGCGTGGCCGTGCTGGAGGAAATCAGCGAGGTGGCCATGGTGGCCGCGCCCGGCTTCGCCAACGCCCCCGCCTGGGACGCGCTGCTCACCCACTGCGAGAAGATGCGCGACCGCTTCGCCATCCTCGACGCACCCGAGGACGTGGACGACGTGGGACGCCTCACCAAGGTGTCCACCGGCGACGCCGGCGGCGGCCTGCGCCCCCGCACGTCGGACCAGGGCTACGGCGCCTTCTACTACCCGTGGTTCTCCACGCCGGACCCCCTGGGGGACGGGAAGACACTGGTGAATGTGCCGCCGTCCGGCCACATGGCGGGCATCTACGCGCGCACGGACATCACCCGCGGCGTGCACAAGGCCCCGGCCAATGAAGTCGTGCGCGGGGCCCTGCGGCTGGTGCGCGACGTGACGCCGGAGGAGCAGGGCGAGCTCAACCAGGTGGGCGTCAACTGCATCCGCTACTTCCCGCGCGGCGGCATCCGCGTGTGGGGCGCGCGCACGGTGGCGGGTGACGACAGCGAGTGGCGCTACATCAACGTGCGCCGGCTCTTCAACTTCGTGGAGGAGTCCATCGCGCTGGGCACCAACTGGTCGGTGTTCGAGCCGAACGACTCCAAGCTGTGGAAGTCCCTCGCGCGCGACGCGCACGCCTTCCTGCTGCGGCTGTGGCGGGACGGGGCGCTGATGGGGCGCACCCCGGAGGAGGCGTTCTTCGTGCAGTGCGACGAGCAGACGAACACGAAGGAGACCATCGACGCCGGGCAGCTCTTCGCGGTCATCGGCCTGGCGCCGGTGAAGCCCGCGGAGTTCATCGTCTTCCGAATCGGCCAGCACGCGGGCGGCGCGGAAGTGGAGGAGGTGACCAATGGCTGAGGCCAAGACTCCCGAGGCGCCGCCGCCGGACCAGCCCGCGGGCGCGCAGCCCGGTGGGCAGTTGGAGATGTTCCGGGGTTACAACTTCAACCTGCTCATCGACGGCATCAACGCGGGGCACTTCCTGTTCTGCTCCGAGCTGCAGGTGAAGGTGGCCGCGCTGCGCTACCGCGAGGCCGGCGCCGGGCCGGTGGTGCGGCGGCTGCCGGGCCCCGTCTCCCACGCGGACGTGACGCTGCGCTGCGGCTTCACGCAGTCGCCGGAGCTGTGGGCCTGGTTCCTCGCGTCGATGAGCGGCCTGCCGCAGCGCAAGAACGTGTCCATCCTCATGCTCGACGTCGATGGGGTGACCGAGCGGCTGCGGTGGAACCTCAACGAGTGCTGGCCGTCGGAGTGGAAGGTGCATCCGCTGGATGCGCTCGGCCAGGAGATTGCCATCGCCTCGCTCACGATGGTCTACGAGTCGCTCACCCGTGGCTGAGACGTCCCAGACACCCTGGCGCCCCGCCTGGGTGCGCGCCGTGGCCCGGCGGATGAAGGCGTGGGCGGAGTCCGTGCTCGCCGAGGAGCCGGATTCCTCCGCGACGCCCGGGACGGCTCCGCGCCCGGAGTCCGTCGCGGCGGGCTCGCGAGGCGCGGAGGGTGTCGCGCCGCCCTCGCCCACGGCGCCGGAGCCCTCGTTCGAGGACCTGGAGGCGCGCTGGCTCCGCGACCTCGAGGCGCGCCGGAGCGTTCCGCTCGGGGACTGGGTGGCTCGCGTGCGCCGGGGCGCGCCCCGGTTCCTGGAGGAGGTGCAGCGCGACGGGCTCGTGCCCGCTCCGCCTCGTGGGGCTCGGAGCGTGACTGGCACGACTGCGCACGGACCACCGCCGCCCGCGTGGACGGCGCCGAATGAGCTTCCTCCTCCTCCGCCCCCGTCTCCGCCCGACGTCCAGGCGGAAGGCGGGGAGGTGCACGCACGCCGCGAGTCCCCTCCGGCCATTCGCAGCTCCAGCGCTTCGAGGCCGTCCCCTCCGCCCGCGGTTCCGTTCTGGACGGCGGCGCCGTCACCCCGGCCGGAAGCCGACGTCGCTCGGAGCGCGCCGTCCACCCCTCCCAGCCCCGAGCCGCGCGCCGCCTTCCGCGCGCCATCGGCGCCGGAGCGCCCTCCCGTCGGCGACGAGTCCTGGCCCGCTCCCGCGCCTCGCGCACCGCCCCTGCACGAGGCAGGCGCTCCGGTCCAGCGCTCACCCTGGGACGACTTCCCGCCCTTTGCGAGCGAGGGGCGCACCACGCGGACACCCACGCGCGTGCCGTCCCCCGTGCCGCCACGCGCCGAGGAGGAATCGCCCTCGCCCACGGAGCGCGTGAAGGTGTTGCCGAGGCCAGCCCCTCCCCGGGCCCAGACTCCCTGGGTGGAGGCGGACGCCGGTCCCCGCTTCGCGCCGCGCGAGCCCCCGCGCAATCAGGTGTCCTCCCGGGAAGACGAAGGCACGTGGGACGGCGACCGTTCCCCGCACATGTGGAGGCCCCGCCTGGTGGAGGCGCCTCCACCCACGCAGCCCGAGTTCTCCGCCACGCCTGACGAGCCCGCGGCGGGCCCTGCGAATCCCTGGCCCGAGCTTCCGCCCGTCCCCGTTCCGGAGAGCACGGAGACGGTGGTGGAGCTACGTCAGTGGGAGCGGCGCCGTCGGCTGGACCGTGAACAGCGAGGCGAGTGATGGAGCGCGTGGCCTTCCTCATCGAGCCCGGCGGCGAGCGCATCGGGTGCCTGCTCAACCCGGAGACGCTCGTCATCCGTCGCGTGGCCGGCCTGCAGCCGAGGCGCGCGCTGGGGGGCTCGCTGCCGTGGGGGGGGCCCGGGGACGACCCGCTCCTCTTCACCGGCGGGGGAAGCACGGAGCTGACGCTGGACCTGCTCTTCGACGTCTCGCTCTCCGACTCCACGCTCCAGACGGAGGACGTGCGCGAGCTGACCGACCCGCTGTGGCGGCTGGCGGAGAACGGGCTGCGGGAGGACGGCAGCATGCGGCCGTCACTGGCGCGGCTCGTCTGGGGCAAGTGGCTCAACTACCTCGGCGTGGTGGCCGCGGTGGCAGAGCGCCTGGAGCAGTTCACCTCCACAGGCGCGCCCCGCCGCTCGTGGCTGCGCATGCGCCTGTTGCGCGTGGAGGACGAGACGGGCCCGCAGGAGCCCGTGCTCGCGAGCGAGCCGCCGGACGCGGACGCGGTGGCGGCGGCGCTGGGACCGGAGGACTACGAGGCGCACACGGTGCTCGGCGCGAGCGAGGAGGAAGGCGCGCCCGGTGGACAGCGCCTGGATGAAATCGCCTACCAGCGCTACGGCGACCCGTCGCTGTGGCGGCTCGTGGCCGGGCTCAACGGCGTGGCGGACCCCAACAACCTCCCAGCGGGACAGGTGCTGCGACTGCCCACCGCCGAGGCGCTCCGGAGGGTGATGTGAGCCGCATGCGCGGACTGCCAGAGCTGCGCATCGAGGCCGGGGGCTCGCCCCTGTCGGTGGCGGACCTGCGCAGCCTCTCTTCCGTGCGCGTGCAGCAGCGGCTGGCGACGCCCGCGCAGTGCGAGCTGACCTTCACGGACCCTCGCGGCACCCTGGCTTCCTCGGGCCTTCCGCCGGGGACTTCCCTGCGCGTGGCGGCCGGCGCGGGCACGGAGAACCTCTTCACCGGCGAGGTGACGGCCGTCGAGTTCGCCCACGCCACAGGGGGCGCGCGCGAGGTGCGGGTGCGCGGCTATGACGTGCTCCACCGCCTGCGCAAGCGCCAGCCGGTGCGCGCGCACGTGCAGGTGACGCTGGAGGACCTGGCGCGCGAGCTGGCGTCGGGGCTGGGCCTCTCCGTCGACGCGGCGGCGCCCGGGCCGCTGTGGCGCCACCTCATCCAGCACGGCCAGTCCGACCTGGACTTCCTCGTGGAGCGCGCGGACCGCTGCGGCCTCTACCCCGTGCTGCATGGCGACACGCTGAAGCTGGTGACGCTGGAGGGCGAGGGCACGCCGGTGCCGCTGCTCCTGGGCGAGTCGCTGCTGGAGGTCACCGTCGAGGTGAATGGTGACGCCTCCTGTCGCGAGGTGTCCGCGGAGGGCTGGGACGCCCTGCGCGCGGAGTCCCACGCCGGCCATGCGGAGTCGCCGCGCGTGGGGCGCCGCGTGGACGCGGAGGTGTCCCCGGGGAGCGTGGGCGGCGAGGACCGGCGCTCGCTGGTGGACGAGGCGACGGAGGGCATTCCCCACGCCGACGCCGCGGCCCAGGCGGAGCTGGACCACCGCGCCGCCCGCGAGGTGGTGCTCACCGCGGCAGCGGAGGGCGATGCTCGGCTGCGGCCGGGGGCCCGCGTGGAGGTGAGCGGGGTGGCGGCCTCCGTGGCGGGCCGCTACGTGCTCACCGCCGTCACCCACCGCGTGGACGCGCGCCACGGCTTCATCTCCGAGCTGTCCTCCATGCCTCCGCCCCGCCGCGCGCGGGCCCGGGGCTCGGCGGTGACGCTGGGCGTGGTCAGCCGCGTGGACGACCCGGACGGCAAGGGCCGCGTGCGCGCCACGCTGCCGGCCTATGGCGGCGTGGAGACGGACTGGATGCAGGTGCTCGCGGCGGGCGGTGGCTCCGGCAAGGGGCTGATGCTGTTGCCGGACGTGGGGGACACGGTGCTGCTCGCGCTGGGCGGCGAGGACCCGGCGCGCGGCGTGGTGGTGGGCGGCCTGTACGGCGGCGGCGGGTATCCGGACGCGGGCGTGGAGGGGGGCGCGGTGCGGCGCTACACGCTGCTGACGGCGGGCGGGCACAAGCTGCGGCTGGACGACGAGGGCCGCACGCTGCGGCTGGAGGACACCACGGGCAGCTACCTGGAGCTGACGCCGAAGGGCGTGCGCCTGCACTCGGAGGTGTCGCTCGACATCGAGGCGCCCGGCCAGGACGTGGTCATCCGTGGGCGCTCCATCGACTTCCGGAGAGGGTAATGCGGGTCCTGACGGTGGATGCGCTGGTGGTGTGTGCCCATGAGCTGGGACGGGTGGGGCTCATCCACTCGCAGTCCTTCGTGACGGTGGAGGGCCGGCCCGTGCTCGTGCGCGCGGACCCGGAGGGACGCCCCATCGGCGGGTGTCCCAACATCGGCCCCACCATCAAACCCTGTACCTCCACGCTCGCGGTGCAGAAGGGCTACTCCACGCTGGCGACGATTGACGGGAAGCCCATGTGTCTGGACTCGCTGACGGGGCTGACGGACGGCACCCCGCCCGGCACGGTGAAGTACAAGGTCAACGCCCCCGGGCAGACGCTGGTGACGGAGGCCGGATGAGCGCACCCCGCTACCGCACCTGGCGCTTCGCGCATCCCGACTTCGAGATGG contains these protein-coding regions:
- a CDS encoding phage tail sheath family protein; protein product: MPNYLTPGVYVEEVPSGSRSIQGVGTTTAAFIGRAPAADARVHQAVAVNGWAQFVKEFAPPGTPSTPLARAVYGYFANGGRRCFIVNIGDSESLVGDARRRQGVAVLEEISEVAMVAAPGFANAPAWDALLTHCEKMRDRFAILDAPEDVDDVGRLTKVSTGDAGGGLRPRTSDQGYGAFYYPWFSTPDPLGDGKTLVNVPPSGHMAGIYARTDITRGVHKAPANEVVRGALRLVRDVTPEEQGELNQVGVNCIRYFPRGGIRVWGARTVAGDDSEWRYINVRRLFNFVEESIALGTNWSVFEPNDSKLWKSLARDAHAFLLRLWRDGALMGRTPEEAFFVQCDEQTNTKETIDAGQLFAVIGLAPVKPAEFIVFRIGQHAGGAEVEEVTNG
- a CDS encoding phage tail protein, coding for MAEAKTPEAPPPDQPAGAQPGGQLEMFRGYNFNLLIDGINAGHFLFCSELQVKVAALRYREAGAGPVVRRLPGPVSHADVTLRCGFTQSPELWAWFLASMSGLPQRKNVSILMLDVDGVTERLRWNLNECWPSEWKVHPLDALGQEIAIASLTMVYESLTRG
- a CDS encoding phage baseplate assembly protein V: MRGLPELRIEAGGSPLSVADLRSLSSVRVQQRLATPAQCELTFTDPRGTLASSGLPPGTSLRVAAGAGTENLFTGEVTAVEFAHATGGAREVRVRGYDVLHRLRKRQPVRAHVQVTLEDLARELASGLGLSVDAAAPGPLWRHLIQHGQSDLDFLVERADRCGLYPVLHGDTLKLVTLEGEGTPVPLLLGESLLEVTVEVNGDASCREVSAEGWDALRAESHAGHAESPRVGRRVDAEVSPGSVGGEDRRSLVDEATEGIPHADAAAQAELDHRAAREVVLTAAAEGDARLRPGARVEVSGVAASVAGRYVLTAVTHRVDARHGFISELSSMPPPRRARARGSAVTLGVVSRVDDPDGKGRVRATLPAYGGVETDWMQVLAAGGGSGKGLMLLPDVGDTVLLALGGEDPARGVVVGGLYGGGGYPDAGVEGGAVRRYTLLTAGGHKLRLDDEGRTLRLEDTTGSYLELTPKGVRLHSEVSLDIEAPGQDVVIRGRSIDFRRG